A portion of the Adhaeribacter radiodurans genome contains these proteins:
- the rplI gene encoding 50S ribosomal protein L9, translated as MEVILKDDVKGLGFKNDIVEVKPGYGRNYLIPQGIAIMADKTNKKIVAENIRQASHKAEKVKLDAQAIADQIGDQAFELRAKVGESGKIFGAVTTTQLSEALRAKGIEVDRKKISFDQDVKSAGEYTASIALHKEVKHTVRFNVVAE; from the coding sequence ATGGAAGTTATATTAAAAGACGACGTAAAAGGCTTAGGCTTTAAAAACGATATTGTAGAAGTAAAACCAGGTTACGGCCGTAATTACTTAATTCCACAAGGAATTGCGATAATGGCTGATAAAACAAACAAAAAAATTGTAGCCGAAAATATTCGTCAGGCATCGCACAAAGCAGAAAAAGTAAAATTAGATGCACAAGCAATTGCCGACCAAATTGGTGACCAGGCTTTCGAGTTACGTGCTAAAGTTGGAGAAAGCGGTAAAATTTTTGGTGCAGTTACTACTACTCAGTTATCGGAAGCTTTACGCGCTAAAGGCATTGAAGTAGACCGTAAGAAAATTTCTTTTGACCAGGATGTAAAATCAGCCGGTGAGTATACGGCTTCTATTGCTTTGCACAAAGAAGTAAAACACACAGTACGCTTTAATGTAGTAGCAGAATAA
- a CDS encoding GSCFA domain-containing protein — protein MSTAFRTELLISPQTQRLSLQTPIFTAGSCFAEVIGTKMQQYKVPVLVNPYGTIFNPISLFTLLQASLELPPEFTGELIQRDDIWLAYDFHSSFSAPSRPELLTQIQKALTKSKNFLQNADTIVLTFGTAIGYIHRESNKLVANCHKIPQSQFTKHLLSIPDIISAFTSFYKVLQQFNPNIRIILTVSPVRHLKETLEGNSLSKSILRVVCHELKNQFAAVDYFPAYELLLDDLRDYRFYKPDMLHPTGVAEDYIWEKFKAAYFSEDFQHFTGKWDKIRQAFAHKPFQPASTSHQQFLKKILQQLEELQAQVDCQAEISTLKTQLITK, from the coding sequence ATGTCTACTGCTTTTCGTACCGAGCTTCTTATTTCGCCTCAAACCCAAAGGCTTTCTTTGCAGACACCTATATTTACCGCTGGTTCTTGCTTTGCTGAGGTTATAGGTACTAAAATGCAGCAGTATAAAGTACCTGTTTTGGTTAATCCGTATGGTACTATCTTCAATCCAATTTCTCTTTTTACTTTATTGCAAGCTTCGCTGGAGCTACCACCAGAGTTTACCGGCGAGTTAATACAACGCGACGACATTTGGTTAGCTTATGATTTTCATTCTTCCTTCTCGGCTCCATCTCGTCCTGAACTTTTAACACAAATCCAGAAAGCATTAACAAAAAGCAAGAATTTCTTACAGAATGCAGATACTATTGTTTTAACCTTTGGAACAGCAATAGGCTACATTCACCGGGAAAGTAATAAACTGGTAGCCAATTGCCATAAAATACCGCAATCTCAGTTTACTAAGCATTTGTTATCTATTCCGGATATTATTTCGGCATTCACTAGTTTTTATAAGGTTTTACAACAATTCAATCCAAACATCCGGATTATTTTAACTGTGAGTCCAGTTCGTCACCTGAAAGAAACATTAGAAGGTAACAGCCTTAGTAAATCTATTTTACGTGTAGTTTGCCACGAGCTCAAAAACCAATTTGCCGCAGTAGATTATTTCCCGGCTTACGAGCTGTTATTAGATGATTTACGGGATTACAGATTTTATAAACCGGATATGCTTCACCCAACAGGAGTAGCGGAAGATTACATCTGGGAAAAATTCAAGGCGGCTTATTTCAGCGAAGATTTTCAACACTTTACCGGAAAATGGGATAAAATCAGGCAAGCTTTCGCGCACAAACCATTCCAGCCAGCATCAACGAGTCATCAGCAATTTTTAAAAAAAATATTACAACAATTAGAAGAACTCCAAGCACAAGTTGATTGCCAGGCTGAAATTTCAACTTTAAAAACTCAATTAATTACTAAATGA
- the rpsF gene encoding 30S ribosomal protein S6: MVLKNYETVFILTPLLNEAQVQETVEKFRQVLKENSADIIHEENWGLRKLAYPIQKKSTGFYILIEFSGPSTIVDPLEIAYRRDEKVVRFLTTVLDKHAISYNERRRNGEMNQQKAAKREKETQAS; encoded by the coding sequence ATGGTATTAAAAAATTACGAAACGGTCTTTATCCTGACTCCGTTGCTCAACGAAGCGCAGGTGCAAGAAACGGTCGAGAAGTTCAGACAGGTGCTTAAGGAAAATAGCGCCGATATTATTCATGAAGAAAACTGGGGGTTACGTAAATTAGCCTATCCGATTCAGAAAAAATCAACTGGTTTTTACATCCTGATTGAGTTTAGTGGTCCATCTACAATTGTAGATCCGTTAGAGATTGCTTACCGCCGGGACGAAAAAGTGGTTCGGTTTTTAACTACAGTTTTAGATAAACACGCTATCTCTTATAATGAGCGTCGTCGTAACGGAGAAATGAATCAGCAGAAAGCTGCTAAAAGAGAGAAGGAGACCCAAGCATCATGA
- the rpsR gene encoding 30S ribosomal protein S18, with amino-acid sequence MSLVNEKIHKQDTRKKYCRFKKNGIQYIDYKDGNFLLKFVNEQGKVLPRRITGTSLKFQRRVAQAVARARHLAILPYVTDSLK; translated from the coding sequence ATGAGTTTAGTTAACGAAAAAATCCACAAGCAGGATACCCGCAAAAAATATTGCCGGTTCAAGAAAAACGGTATCCAATACATTGACTATAAAGACGGCAACTTTTTATTAAAATTTGTGAACGAGCAAGGTAAAGTATTACCACGCCGTATTACTGGTACTAGCCTTAAGTTTCAGCGCCGGGTAGCCCAAGCGGTAGCTCGTGCCCGTCACTTAGCAATTTTACCTTACGTAACCGACTCGTTAAAATAA